Within Pecten maximus chromosome 15, xPecMax1.1, whole genome shotgun sequence, the genomic segment CGCAGCGTTTCAACCGGGAGATTTGAAAGAGTAGTTCTCATCGGTCTCTCTTGGGGTTGTGACTGTTGGGATATTCCTAGATCTGCATAtataaaaagttatatatattgatacagtaatatataagtATGATGTCACATTATAGCATTTGTTCTTAGAAAATTACCTCGTAAATATGTATCAAGCCAATTAATGAAGTTAAGCatcatgaaaatttaaaaaaaaataaaaacctcTAATGCTTATATCTATGCGTTGTTCTAGTTcagatatgatatataccttTGATGATTTCAGAAAATTATATCAAAGTAGGAGCTAGAAAATAGTGAGAAGCTAAttaacgatttttttttcaaaatcttcCCCATATACGCTGTTTCAATGAAAATCAGAAACAGAAAACCTAATCTAAAACCTGACTTTAACATAAATGGTCAGcacattatatacaaatagatatttggtttttttttcgaaataaCACCGCCTTCATATTATAGCTATCAGTGAAAAATGCATGCAGAAGCGAAAACGATGACGACATCTGTCTCCAGATGAATATCGTTGTCTAAATTACTTCCTATTTAAACTAATATGTGTACATAAAGCATTTAACCAATATGATGTAGGTAAGACAGGTTATTGTCTCTAATTGTGGTATTTAATCAATGAACTCTATTATGAGCTTATAGTTGATGCCAGAATTTAAAATGACCAACTAAAACGACGCTGCTATCGGTATACTTATATCCTTCAGGCCAGAGAGAAAGAGGTCGGAGTCAAAGACCAATTGACGAttacaaattaaactgaaaaTGTAAACTATCGGTCTTTGGACAGAACCCCATGGAAGAAAAATGGACAGCAAAAATATAATCCAGACAAAAAATAAGGAAGTGTATAAAGTATTAACATAGACAATTTAGACAGGTTAAAAAGTACAAAAGTTACCTTGGTTGGTAAGTGTTGCTTTGAATGCTATCGTACTGAGTTTCTCCTCTCTTTTGTCTTCATACGGCTCCACGCTCATCTTTTTAGTACATAAGTTGTAACAGCAACACTTAGCCTCGACCACCGGTACCTGGTAATGCGCTACTGGATAAATGTCAACAGTCCCGGAAATATCCGAAGAAGTATAGCTGATCTCCAGTTCTCGTGAGCTCTCTTGTTTGTCATTAAATATCAGCTCGATGTTTTCCCCACTCTCCACTGTTATTTCCCCATTAATAACAATCTGAAACATGAGAAGGTTAAAAATAATATCTTCATAATATTGTGACCCAAAAATCAAGACATTCGGCAACATCTGTGTTAAACTATGGATAAATACAACAATTACGAGATAcgaaaatgtttcatttttcttaCCCTAAACCGCTGTCCATTCTGAACCAGTGGCAAATCTGCTCCCAGACTAGAACAGTTGTAGCTCTTGTCATATTTCCCTTTCACGTTGTTTATTGTACGTTTTGTTCCGCATGTTATcgtcatatttgtttgtatttcgtTCACTTCCGGTATTTTTACTGCGACTAAAAAGTTCACTAGTCGATTGTGCTGAGAGGCGTTCATTACTGCATTTGTCGCAGTGACGGGGCTGGCCTCTAATGATTTCTGGGCAACCGCTGCAAATCTTAAAATGAAACAAACGATGAATAAGAATAATGAGGTACATATGTTTCCTGCTGAATAAATTGCGTACCGTTGCGATTGAGATGCAACATTTCTATGAGGATTAACATCGTATTGGTAAAACATCCGGAGAAATAGACATGAAAACGGAATTCTTGGTATGAttaaattgtaattaattaaaagGCAAATTAAAACCAGGTATTTGGAAGATTAGTGTTTCCTGATTCAATAACGACAAGCCAACATGAAAATCGCGGTTAATGATGTCTAAAATGACGTCACTAGTGCGCATAAACAATGCTAGAGATTTGCTGTAATAAGAATACTGTAATCTTGTCCTTGATTTCGCATCTAGCAAAATGaactcaattttttttaacttgacAATTAAATGATGTTTGATTTAGGATCTGCTCTTCGGAGGTTTCAGTCAATAATGACAATTTCATAGcaattttgtatttgaaaaaaacgTGTTCAAAATGTCAGACTTCTGATGTAAGTCGATTTGTTTTAAGAACAATTTCACTAAATGGTCCATTTGGcggttattttgaaaatttctgttTCTTTATTCTCATTCTTGACCGTTCTATGAAGTtcgaaacattttttttaattctatatatagtaacagtaaccttgttctttgacctttgaccggtATTATTTTAGGTTtttgtcaaaaatgaaaatgtttctagaattcataaaatattgatttaaatgattGCATTTAACTCACCTACAAAAATGGCTTATTTTAAACTCAACCTTGTCATTTTTAATTTCCGCTGGAATTTCCTCCCACTCCCACTTCAAGAGATTCGGATCAGGATTGGGTGTCTTTAAAATAACGATGCCTTCTGATCTAGATTTTGCTGTGATCGGTATCTTAATTTCTATTTCTTGTTTAGGCTCTTTGTCGTCACTTGTGGTGATGTC encodes:
- the LOC117344331 gene encoding uncharacterized protein LOC117344331 isoform X1; protein product: MMKEHQGMPVLMSDILDITTSDDKEPKQEIEIKIPITAKSRSEGIVILKTPNPDPNLLKWEWEEIPAEIKNDKVEFKISHFCRFAAVAQKSLEASPVTATNAVMNASQHNRLVNFLVAVKIPEVNEIQTNMTITCGTKRTINNVKGKYDKSYNCSSLGADLPLVQNGQRFRIVINGEITVESGENIELIFNDKQESSRELEISYTSSDISGTVDIYPVAHYQVPVVEAKCCCYNLCTKKMSVEPYEDKREEKLSTIAFKATLTNQDLGISQQSQPQERPMRTTLSNLPVETLRKHLSRTN